The following are from one region of the Cloacibacterium normanense genome:
- a CDS encoding 2TM domain-containing protein, with translation MKLEVIKKAALNLLYINIIVSLFIFLIDGGEKTFERYSITFLISGMYTFFIGLGNGFLNDYLDSKFSWTEETRKRTISAIVGTLVMNIALVYFCNYLNFIVIQGKNPEKFFNGEMNFINWFFINFAIMISSIGHARGFMAAWKNSTKKEVVEQKLIAKSANAQFESLKNQLDPHFLFNSLNVLDSLIEENPVQAQRFTNSMSKIYRYVLEQKDKELVSLEEEIDFAKTYCELLKTRFEDAVTFDFNISEEDKKGFVVPLSLQLLLENSIKHNFATSSKPLNIKIFTEKGNLIIENNLQTRELPNTSTGVGLANIVSRYNLLTERNVFVEKSEAFFRVKLPILTEKLNPMNPYTPSQEQLAYEKAAKRVEELKGFYGNLISYCIFIPFLIFINFQTSPKYHWFWWPLLGWGIGVISHGIKTFGIGTDWEERQIKKYMQKEEENAKKWK, from the coding sequence ATGAAACTCGAGGTAATCAAAAAAGCGGCTCTTAACCTACTCTACATCAATATTATTGTAAGTCTTTTTATCTTCTTAATTGATGGTGGAGAAAAAACCTTCGAAAGATACTCTATAACTTTCCTTATTTCTGGAATGTACACGTTTTTCATAGGTTTAGGAAACGGTTTTTTAAACGATTATCTAGATTCTAAATTCTCGTGGACAGAGGAAACGCGCAAAAGAACCATCTCTGCGATTGTAGGAACTTTGGTGATGAATATTGCACTAGTCTATTTTTGTAATTATTTGAATTTCATTGTTATACAAGGCAAAAATCCTGAAAAATTCTTCAATGGTGAGATGAACTTCATCAATTGGTTTTTCATCAATTTTGCGATTATGATTTCGTCAATTGGTCACGCTCGAGGTTTTATGGCGGCTTGGAAAAACTCTACCAAAAAAGAAGTAGTAGAACAAAAACTCATCGCCAAATCTGCCAATGCACAATTCGAAAGTTTAAAAAATCAATTAGACCCGCATTTTTTATTCAATTCTCTGAACGTTTTAGATTCTTTGATTGAAGAAAATCCTGTTCAAGCGCAACGTTTTACCAATTCTATGTCAAAAATTTATCGCTATGTTTTGGAACAAAAAGACAAGGAACTGGTTTCGTTGGAAGAAGAAATAGACTTTGCCAAAACCTATTGCGAACTACTGAAAACCAGATTTGAAGACGCAGTAACCTTTGATTTCAACATTTCAGAGGAAGACAAAAAAGGTTTTGTAGTGCCACTTTCTTTGCAACTTTTGCTCGAAAATTCTATTAAACATAATTTTGCCACTTCATCTAAACCATTGAATATCAAAATATTTACAGAAAAAGGAAACCTCATCATCGAAAATAATTTGCAAACCAGAGAATTGCCCAATACATCTACAGGAGTAGGTTTAGCGAACATAGTTTCGAGATATAATTTATTAACCGAAAGAAATGTCTTTGTAGAAAAATCAGAAGCTTTCTTCCGTGTGAAACTCCCTATTTTAACAGAAAAATTGAACCCTATGAATCCATATACTCCATCACAAGAACAATTGGCTTACGAAAAAGCCGCAAAACGCGTAGAAGAACTCAAAGGTTTCTACGGAAACTTAATTTCTTACTGCATTTTTATCCCATTTTTAATTTTTATCAACTTCCAAACTTCGCCTAAATATCATTGGTTTTGGTGGCCATTGTTAGGTTGGGGAATCGGTGTAATTTCTCACGGAATTAAGACTTTCGGAATCGGAACAGATTGGGAAGAGCGCCAAATCAAAAAATACATGCAAAAAGAGGAAGAAAACGCTAAAAAATGGAAATAA
- a CDS encoding TonB-dependent receptor, with product MKTRIFTLLFTFVFTFTLIAQITISGKVLGRNNKPLKGVSVTLKDSYDGATTDETGNYKFETSEKGSQTLIFSNPKFIEIEKSIQIEDKNLILNAELKESVSEIDAVVISAGSIEASDKKRATTLLTPIDVYTTAGANGQISSALETLPGVQKVGESEGLFVRGGTGTETKFFMDGNLVNNYFGNSVPGIKAMDRLNTSLFKGNVFSSGGYSAVYGQALSGVLALESIDLPERNAADFGISPIFASGGIQRINQEKTHSYGISLGYSNLELMQKILKFNTDFEKAPNSFGGNGNFRIKTSRGGFIKYYGSYDTSSMKLSSPNLDDETSSDKINQNGKNTFHSLSYREKFGRYTLNLGSSYTYNQNILHFSNVDQNGRSQFSNDIDSKGNYFNAKALIERKLFKISAIRAGIELNTTKEETWVSIAQKNYEFRDDITSLFAETDLEISNDLSLKIGARAENSSSINRWNFSPRFAMAYRISKEWTSSLAYGTFFQNPESRFFTENYQPHYQRADHYIFQVQRAADGRSLRLETYYKKYQDLIKTTTDFYRPITLNNNGSGYAKGVELFWRDKKSLKNIDYWVSYSYLDSKRDYLNYTESLFPNFAAKHTLSVVAKKFVTNWKTGFNISYNYNSGRPYYNFVTENGNTFLKNQGFVKDYQAVNFSLNYLPNLGKKDARAFTVLVLSINNVLGTKNEFGYNFSSNGLKSRAIVPPTNTFVFIGAFISFGTDRTQEAINNNL from the coding sequence TTTTTACATTACTCTTTACCTTTGTCTTTACTTTTACCTTAATTGCTCAAATTACCATTTCTGGAAAAGTTTTAGGAAGAAATAACAAACCGCTGAAAGGTGTTTCTGTAACACTGAAAGATTCTTATGATGGCGCTACAACAGACGAAACAGGAAATTATAAGTTTGAAACTTCTGAAAAAGGAAGCCAAACCTTGATTTTCTCTAATCCTAAATTTATAGAAATTGAAAAATCTATTCAAATTGAAGACAAAAACCTTATTCTAAATGCTGAACTAAAAGAATCGGTGAGCGAAATAGATGCAGTAGTCATTTCTGCGGGAAGCATAGAAGCCAGCGATAAAAAACGCGCCACTACTCTATTGACGCCCATTGACGTCTACACAACAGCTGGAGCCAATGGTCAAATTTCATCGGCATTGGAAACCTTACCTGGAGTTCAAAAAGTGGGAGAATCAGAAGGTCTTTTCGTGAGAGGAGGAACCGGAACGGAAACCAAATTCTTCATGGACGGAAATTTGGTCAATAATTATTTCGGAAATTCTGTACCCGGAATTAAAGCGATGGACAGATTGAATACTTCGCTTTTCAAAGGAAATGTATTTTCGAGTGGTGGTTATTCTGCAGTTTACGGACAAGCTTTATCTGGAGTTTTAGCTTTGGAAAGTATCGATTTACCAGAGAGAAATGCTGCAGATTTTGGGATTTCTCCCATTTTTGCAAGTGGCGGAATTCAGCGAATTAATCAAGAAAAAACGCATTCTTACGGAATTTCTTTAGGCTATTCTAACCTAGAACTCATGCAGAAAATTCTGAAATTCAATACCGATTTCGAAAAAGCACCTAACAGTTTTGGTGGCAATGGTAACTTCAGAATTAAAACGTCAAGAGGCGGTTTTATCAAATATTACGGAAGTTATGACACCAGTTCTATGAAACTTTCTTCTCCCAATTTAGACGACGAAACTTCTTCTGATAAAATCAATCAAAACGGGAAAAATACGTTTCACTCGCTTTCTTACCGAGAAAAATTTGGCAGATATACTTTGAATCTTGGAAGTTCATATACTTATAATCAAAATATTCTTCATTTTTCTAATGTAGACCAAAACGGAAGGTCTCAATTCAGTAATGATATAGATTCTAAAGGCAATTATTTCAACGCCAAAGCATTGATTGAGAGAAAATTATTTAAAATTTCGGCAATAAGAGCAGGAATAGAACTGAATACAACTAAAGAAGAAACTTGGGTTTCCATCGCTCAAAAAAATTATGAATTTAGAGATGATATCACTTCACTTTTCGCAGAAACAGATTTGGAAATCAGCAATGATTTATCTTTAAAAATAGGAGCAAGAGCAGAAAACTCTTCTTCGATCAACCGCTGGAATTTTTCGCCAAGATTTGCCATGGCTTACAGAATTTCTAAAGAATGGACGAGTTCATTAGCTTACGGAACTTTCTTCCAAAATCCGGAAAGTAGATTTTTTACCGAAAATTATCAACCCCATTATCAAAGAGCTGACCATTATATTTTTCAAGTTCAAAGAGCAGCAGATGGAAGAAGTTTGAGATTGGAAACGTATTACAAAAAATATCAAGATTTAATAAAAACTACCACAGATTTTTACAGACCTATCACTCTTAATAATAATGGAAGTGGATATGCAAAAGGTGTAGAATTATTTTGGCGAGATAAAAAATCTTTGAAAAATATAGATTATTGGGTGTCTTATTCTTATCTAGATTCTAAAAGAGATTACCTGAATTACACCGAAAGTTTATTCCCAAATTTTGCGGCAAAACATACGCTTTCTGTGGTGGCTAAAAAATTTGTAACCAATTGGAAAACAGGATTTAATATTTCTTATAATTATAATTCTGGAAGACCATATTACAATTTCGTGACCGAAAATGGTAATACTTTTCTCAAAAATCAAGGCTTTGTAAAAGATTATCAAGCGGTGAATTTCAGCCTTAATTACTTACCGAATTTAGGCAAAAAAGATGCGAGAGCTTTCACCGTCTTGGTGCTTTCTATCAATAACGTTCTAGGAACTAAAAATGAATTTGGATACAATTTTTCGAGCAATGGTCTCAAATCTAGAGCCATCGTTCCTCCTACCAATACTTTTGTTTTCATCGGTGCATTCATCAGTTTTGGTACTGACAGAACTCAAGAAGCCATTAATAATAACTTATAG
- a CDS encoding 2TM domain-containing protein has product METYKTTQEQKLENARKHVKRIKGFYTHALVFVLVNVFIIFSNAIADGKGFNDMDNYYTAFFWGFGLLAHGLSVFGGELFLGRNWEERKIQEILNEK; this is encoded by the coding sequence ATGGAAACGTACAAAACTACACAAGAACAGAAACTAGAAAACGCTAGAAAGCACGTAAAAAGAATCAAAGGTTTTTACACGCACGCTTTGGTTTTCGTACTGGTAAACGTATTTATTATTTTCTCTAATGCAATTGCAGACGGAAAAGGTTTTAATGACATGGATAATTATTACACGGCTTTTTTCTGGGGTTTCGGCTTATTGGCTCATGGTTTATCGGTTTTTGGTGGTGAGCTGTTTTTAGGCAGAAACTGGGAAGAAAGAAAAATCCAAGAAATTTTAAACGAAAAATAA